The following are from one region of the Tachysurus fulvidraco isolate hzauxx_2018 chromosome 15, HZAU_PFXX_2.0, whole genome shotgun sequence genome:
- the grna gene encoding granulin a isoform X10, translated as MLRLTAAVLLLSLVSGLKCPDQQRCGDQQTCCQIPSGEFNCCPFHQGECCEDHLHCCPDGMLCEVKESRCTNATHSLPWAERFPSEDTDLANVERWSVSDVTCDETKTCPDGNTCCKNEEGGWACCPLPQAVCCEDLIHCCPHDTKCNVAAESCDNSSMSVPWLKKEPSKPIGGQKVPSTKDTSVSDIPCDDTKTCPDDNTCCKTEEGGYDCCPLPQAVCCEDFIHCCPHGTKCNLAAQKCDNSSMSVPLLEKEPSKPIGGQKVPEDKRTSVSDVPCDDTVACPDDNTCCKNQQGVWACCPLPQAVCCADLIHCCPHGTKCSDAGDSCDNSSMSVPWLKKEPSKPIGGQKVPSTKDTSVSDIPCDDTKTCPDDNTCCKTEEGGYDCCPLPQAVCCEDFIHCCPHGTKCNLAAQKCDNSSMSVPLLEKEPSKPIGGQKVPEDKRTSVSDVPCDDTVACPDDNTCCKNQQGVWACCPLPQAVCCADLIHCCPHGTKCSDAGDSCDNSSMSVPWLKKEPSKPIGGQKVPEDKSTSVSDVPCDDTVACPDDNTCCKNQQGVWACCPLPQAVCCADLIHCCPHGTKCSDAGDSCDNSSMSVPWLKKEPSKPIGGQKVPNTKDTSVSDIPCDDTKTCPDDNTCCKTEEGGYDCCPLPQAVCCEDFIHCCPHGTKCNLAAQKCDNSSMSVPLLEKEPSKPIGGQKVPEDKSTSVSDVPCDDTVACPDDNTCCKNQQGVWACCPLPQAVCCADLIHCCPHGTKCSDAGDSCDNSSMSVPWLKKEPSKPIGGQKVPNTKDTSVSDIPCDDTKTCPDDNTCCKTEEGGYDCCPLPQAVCCEDFIHCCPHGTKCNLAAQKCDNSSMSVPLLEKEPSKPIGGQKVPEDKSTSVSDVPCDDTVACPDDNTCCKNQQGVWACCPLPQAVCCEDFIHCCPHGTKCNLAAQKCDNSSMSVPLLKKEPSKPIGGQKVPEDKSTSVSDVPCDDTVACPDDNTCCKNQQGVWACCPLPQAVCCADLIHCCPHGTKCSDAGDSCDNSSMSVPWLKKEPSKPIGGQKVPSTKDTSVSDIPCDDTKTCPDDNTCCKTEEGGYDCCPLPQAVCCEDFIHCCPHGTKCNLAAQKCDNSSMSVPLLEKEPSKPIGGQKVPEDKSASVSDVPCDDTAACLEGSTCCKNEQGGWVCCPLPQAVCCEDLIHCCPHDTKCNLAIRTCDSSSGSVPWLKKEQSKPIGGQKVPNTKDTSVSDIPCDDTKTCPDDSTCCKTEEGEWACCPLPQAVCCEDFIHCCPHGTKCNLAAQKCDNSSGSVPWLKKEPSKPIGDQKVPETEGSVPWLKKKPSRPTASTARNTSVNEVTCDPHVSCPPHTTCCFMKMSKKWGCCPLDQATCCDDGENCCPKGYTCRNQWCEKSSRTKYDSVPLSSQIQNDIDCGGGFSCKDTETCCKISESSWGCCPFTEAVCCSDMEHCCPTGYTCETGSCVQATGFKWEMFFSKKKRAGTL; from the exons ATGTTAAGGCTAACAGCTGCAGTGCTCTTGCTGAGCCTGGTGTCTGGTTTGAAGTGTCCTGATCAGCAGCGCTGTGGGGACCAGCAGACGTGTTGCCAGATTCCTTCTGGAGAATTCAACTGCTGTCCGTTCCATCAG ggcgAGTGCTGTGAGGACCACTTACACTGCTGCCCCGACGGCATGTTGTGTGAGGTTAAAGAATCCAGGTGCACAAACGCTACACACTCGCTTCCATGGGCCGAGAGATTTCCTTCCGAAGACACTGACCTCGCCAAT GTGGAGCGTTGGTCAGTTTCTGATGTTACCTGTGATGAAACCAAGACTTGTCCTGATGGAAACACGTGCTGTAAGAACGAAGAGGGAGGATGGGCCTGCTGCCCTCTGCCTCAG GCGGTGTGTTGTGAGGACTTGATCCACTGCTGTCCTCATGATACAAAGTGTAACGTCGCTGCTGAGTCATGTGACAACTCGTCAATGTCGGTGCCCTGGCTGAAGAAGGAGCCGAGTAAACCAATCGGTGGACAGAAGGTTCCAAGCACCAAGGATACGTCAGTTTCTGATATTCCCTGTGACGACACCAAGACTTGTCCTGATGACAACACATGCTGTAAGACAGAAGAGGGAGGATATGACTGCTGCCCTCTGCCTCAG GCGGTGTGTTGTGAGGACTTTATCCACTGCTGTCCTCATGGTACAAAGTGTAACCTTGCAGCTCAGAAATGTGACAACTCGTCAATGTCGGTGCCCTTGCTGGAGAAGGAGCCGAGTAAACCGATCGGTGGACAGAAGGTTCCAGAAGACAAGAGAACATCAGTTTCTGATGTTCCCTGTGACGACACCGTGGCTTGTCCTGATGACAACACATGCTGTAAGAACCAACAGGGAGTATGGGCCTGCTGCCCTCTGCCTCAG GCGGTGTGTTGTGCGGACTTGATCCACTGCTGTCCTCATGGTACAAAGTGTAGCGACGCCGGTGATTCATGTGACAACTCGTCAATGTCGGTGCCCTGGCTGAAGAAGGAGCCGAGTAAACCAATCGGTGGACAGAAGGTTCCAAGCACCAAGGATACGTCAGTTTCTGATATTCCCTGTGACGACACCAAGACTTGTCCTGATGACAACACATGCTGTAAGACAGAAGAGGGAGGATATGACTGCTGCCCTCTGCCTCAG GCGGTGTGTTGTGAGGACTTTATCCACTGCTGTCCTCATGGTACAAAGTGTAACCTTGCAGCTCAGAAATGTGACAACTCGTCAATGTCGGTGCCCTTGCTGGAGAAGGAGCCGAGTAAACCGATCGGTGGACAGAAGGTTCCAGAAGACAAGAGAACATCAGTTTCTGATGTTCCCTGTGACGACACCGTGGCTTGTCCTGATGACAACACATGCTGTAAGAACCAACAGGGAGTATGGGCCTGCTGCCCTCTGCCTCAG GCGGTGTGTTGTGCGGACTTGATCCACTGCTGTCCTCATGGTACAAAGTGTAGCGACGCCGGTGATTCATGTGACAACTCGTCAATGTCGGTGCCCTGGCTGAAGAAGGAGCCGAGTAAACCGATCGGTGGACAGAAGGTTCCAGAAGACAAGAGTACATCAGTTTCTGATGTTCCCTGTGACGACACCGTGGCTTGTCCTGATGACAACACATGCTGTAAGAACCAACAGGGAGTATGGGCCTGCTGCCCTCTGCCTCAG GCGGTGTGTTGTGCGGACTTGATCCACTGCTGTCCTCATGGTACAAAGTGTAGCGACGCCGGTGATTCATGTGACAACTCGTCAATGTCGGTGCCCTGGCTGAAGAAGGAGCCGAGTAAACCAATCGGTGGACAGAAGGTTCCAAACACCAAGGATACGTCAGTTTCTGATATTCCCTGTGATGACACCAAGACTTGTCCTGATGACAACACATGCTGTAAGACAGAAGAGGGAGGATATGACTGCTGCCCTCTGCCTCAG GCGGTGTGTTGTGAGGACTTTATCCACTGCTGTCCTCATGGTACAAAGTGTAACCTTGCAGCTCAGAAATGTGACAACTCGTCAATGTCGGTGCCCTTGCTGGAGAAGGAGCCGAGTAAACCGATCGGTGGACAGAAGGTTCCAGAAGACAAGAGTACATCAGTTTCTGATGTTCCCTGTGACGACACCGTGGCTTGTCCTGATGACAACACATGCTGTAAGAACCAACAGGGAGTATGGGCCTGCTGCCCTCTGCCTCAG GCGGTGTGTTGTGCGGACTTGATCCACTGCTGTCCTCATGGTACAAAGTGTAGCGACGCCGGTGATTCATGTGACAACTCGTCAATGTCGGTGCCCTGGCTGAAGAAGGAGCCGAGTAAACCAATCGGTGGACAGAAGGTTCCAAACACCAAGGATACGTCAGTTTCTGATATTCCCTGTGACGACACCAAGACTTGTCCTGATGACAACACATGCTGTAAGACAGAAGAGGGAGGATATGACTGCTGCCCTCTGCCTCAG GCGGTGTGTTGTGAGGACTTTATCCACTGCTGTCCTCATGGTACAAAGTGTAACCTTGCAGCTCAGAAATGTGACAACTCGTCAATGTCGGTGCCCTTGCTGGAGAAGGAGCCGAGTAAACCGATCGGTGGACAGAAGGTTCCAGAAGACAAGAGTACATCAGTTTCTGATGTTCCCTGTGACGACACCGTGGCTTGTCCTGATGACAACACATGCTGTAAGAACCAACAGGGAGTATGGGCCTGCTGCCCTCTGCCTCAG GCGGTGTGTTGTGAGGACTTTATCCACTGCTGTCCTCATGGTACAAAGTGTAACCTTGCAGCTCAGAAATGTGACAACTCGTCAATGTCGGTGCCCTTGCTGAAGAAGGAGCCGAGTAAACCGATCGGTGGACAGAAGGTTCCAGAAGACAAGAGTACATCAGTTTCTGATGTTCCCTGTGACGACACCGTGGCTTGTCCTGATGACAACACATGCTGTAAGAACCAACAGGGAGTATGGGCCTGCTGCCCTCTGCCTCAG GCGGTGTGTTGTGCGGACTTGATCCACTGCTGTCCTCATGGTACAAAGTGTAGCGACGCCGGTGATTCATGTGACAACTCGTCAATGTCGGTGCCCTGGCTGAAGAAGGAGCCGAGTAAACCAATCGGTGGACAGAAGGTTCCAAGCACCAAGGATACGTCAGTTTCTGATATTCCCTGTGACGACACCAAGACTTGTCCTGATGACAACACATGCTGTAAGACAGAAGAGGGAGGATATGACTGCTGCCCTCTGCCTCAG GCGGTGTGTTGTGAGGACTTTATCCACTGCTGTCCTCATGGTACAAAGTGTAACCTTGCAGCTCAGAAATGTGACAACTCGTCAATGTCGGTGCCCTTGCTGGAGAAGGAGCCGAGTAAACCGATCGGTGGACAGAAGGTTCCAGAAGACAAGAGTGCATCAGTTTCTGATGTTCCCTGTGACGACACCGCGGCTTGTCTTGAAGGAAGCACATGCTGTAAGAACGAACAGGGAGGATGGGTCTGCTGCCCTCTGCCTCAG GCAGTGTGTTGTGAGGACTTGATCCACTGCTGTCCTCATGACACAAAGTGTAACCTCGCCATTCGGACATGTGACAGCTCGTCAGGCTCAGTGCCCTGGCTGAAGAAGGAGCAGAGTAAACCAATCGGTGGACAGAAGGTTCCAAACACCAAGGATACGTCAGTTTCTGATATTCCCTGTGACGACACCAAGACTTGTCCTGATGACAGCACATGCTGTAAGACAGAAGAGGGAGAATGGGCCTGCTGCCCTCTGCCTCAG GCGGTGTGTTGTGAGGACTTTATCCACTGCTGTCCTCATGGTACAAAGTGTAACCTTGCAGCTCAGAAATGTGACAACTCGTCAGGCTCGGTGCCCTGGCTGAAGAAGGAGCCGAGTAAACCGATCGGTGATCAGAAGGTTCCAGAAACCGAGG GATCAGTGCCCTGGCTGAAGAAGAAGCCAAGCCGGCCGACTGCAAGCACAGCTCGAAATACATCGGTAAAC GAAGTGACGTGCGACCCTCACGTGTCCTGTCCTCCACACACCACCTGCTGTTTTATGAAGATGAGCAAGAAATGGGGCTGCTGTCCTCTGGACCAG GCTACATGTTGTGATGACGGTGAGAACTGCTGTCCGAAAGGTTACACCTGCCGTAACCAGTGGTGTGAGAAAAGCTCCAGGACAAAGTACGACTCTGTGCCTTTATCGTCTCAGATCCAAAATGATATTGACTGTGGAGGAGGATTCAGCTGCAAGGACACAGAAACCTGCTGCAAGATTTCAGAGAGTTCCTGGGGCTGTTGTCCATTCACGGAG gctgtgtgttgtagtgacaTGGAGCATTGCTGTCCCACTGGATACACCTGTGAGACCGGCTCCTGCGTCCAAGCGACGGGCTTCAAATGGGAGATGTTCTTCTCCAAGAAGAAACGAGCTGGCACTCTATAA
- the grna gene encoding granulin a isoform X9: protein MLRLTAAVLLLSLVSGLKCPDQQRCGDQQTCCQIPSGEFNCCPFHQGECCEDHLHCCPDGMLCEVKESRCTNATHSLPWAERFPSEDTDLANVERWSVSDVTCDETKTCPDGNTCCKNEEGGWACCPLPQAVCCEDLIHCCPHDTKCNVAAESCDNSSMSVPWLKKEPSKPIGGQKVPSTKDTSVSDIPCDDTKTCPDDNTCCKTEEGGYDCCPLPQAVCCEDFIHCCPHGTKCNLAAQKCDNSSMSVPLLEKEPSKPIGGQKVPEDKRTSVSDVPCDDTVACPDDNTCCKNQQGVWACCPLPQAVCCADLIHCCPHGTKCSDAGDSCDNSSMSVPWLKKEPSKPIGGQKVPSTKDTSVSDIPCDDTKTCPDDNTCCKTEEGGYDCCPLPQAVCCEDFIHCCPHGTKCNLAAQKCDNSSMSVPLLEKEPSKPIGGQKVPEDKRTSVSDVPCDDTVACPDDNTCCKNQQGVWACCPLPQAVCCADLIHCCPHGTKCSDAGDSCDNSSMSVPWLKKEPSKPIGGQKVPEDKSTSVSDVPCDDTVACPDDNTCCKNQQGVWACCPLPQAVCCADLIHCCPHGTKCSDAGDSCDNSSMSVPWLKKEPSKPIGGQKVPNTKDTSVSDIPCDDTKTCPDDNTCCKTEEGGYDCCPLPQAVCCEDFIHCCPHGTKCNLAAQKCDNSSMSVPLLEKEPSKPIGGQKVPEDKSTSVSDVPCDDTVACPDDNTCCKNQQGVWACCPLPQAVCCADLIHCCPHGTKCSDAGDSCDNSSMSVPWLKKEPSKPIGGQKVPNTKDTSVSDIPCDDTKTCPDDNTCCKTEEGGYDCCPLPQAVCCEDFIHCCPHGTKCNLAAQKCDNSSMSVPLLEKEPSKPIGGQKVPEDKSTSVSDVPCDDTVACPDDNTCCKNQQGVWACCPLPQAVCCADLIHCCPHGTKCSDAGDSCDNSSMSVPWLKKEPSKPIGGQKVPNTKDTSVSDIPCDDTKTCPDDNTCCKTEEGGYDCCPLPQAVCCADLIHCCPHGTKCSDAGDSCDNSSMSVPWLKKEPSKPIGGQKVPSTKDTSVSDIPCDDTKTCPDDNTCCKTEEGGYDCCPLPQAVCCEDFIHCCPHGTKCNLAAQKCDNSSMSVPLLEKEPSKPIGGQKVPEDKSASVSDVPCDDTAACLEGSTCCKNEQGGWVCCPLPQAVCCEDLIHCCPHDTKCNLAIRTCDSSSGSVPWLKKEQSKPIGGQKVPNTKDTSVSDIPCDDTKTCPDDSTCCKTEEGEWACCPLPQAVCCEDFIHCCPHGTKCNLAAQKCDNSSGSVPWLKKEPSKPIGDQKVPETEGSVPWLKKKPSRPTASTARNTSVNEVTCDPHVSCPPHTTCCFMKMSKKWGCCPLDQATCCDDGENCCPKGYTCRNQWCEKSSRTKYDSVPLSSQIQNDIDCGGGFSCKDTETCCKISESSWGCCPFTEAVCCSDMEHCCPTGYTCETGSCVQATGFKWEMFFSKKKRAGTL, encoded by the exons ATGTTAAGGCTAACAGCTGCAGTGCTCTTGCTGAGCCTGGTGTCTGGTTTGAAGTGTCCTGATCAGCAGCGCTGTGGGGACCAGCAGACGTGTTGCCAGATTCCTTCTGGAGAATTCAACTGCTGTCCGTTCCATCAG ggcgAGTGCTGTGAGGACCACTTACACTGCTGCCCCGACGGCATGTTGTGTGAGGTTAAAGAATCCAGGTGCACAAACGCTACACACTCGCTTCCATGGGCCGAGAGATTTCCTTCCGAAGACACTGACCTCGCCAAT GTGGAGCGTTGGTCAGTTTCTGATGTTACCTGTGATGAAACCAAGACTTGTCCTGATGGAAACACGTGCTGTAAGAACGAAGAGGGAGGATGGGCCTGCTGCCCTCTGCCTCAG GCGGTGTGTTGTGAGGACTTGATCCACTGCTGTCCTCATGATACAAAGTGTAACGTCGCTGCTGAGTCATGTGACAACTCGTCAATGTCGGTGCCCTGGCTGAAGAAGGAGCCGAGTAAACCAATCGGTGGACAGAAGGTTCCAAGCACCAAGGATACGTCAGTTTCTGATATTCCCTGTGACGACACCAAGACTTGTCCTGATGACAACACATGCTGTAAGACAGAAGAGGGAGGATATGACTGCTGCCCTCTGCCTCAG GCGGTGTGTTGTGAGGACTTTATCCACTGCTGTCCTCATGGTACAAAGTGTAACCTTGCAGCTCAGAAATGTGACAACTCGTCAATGTCGGTGCCCTTGCTGGAGAAGGAGCCGAGTAAACCGATCGGTGGACAGAAGGTTCCAGAAGACAAGAGAACATCAGTTTCTGATGTTCCCTGTGACGACACCGTGGCTTGTCCTGATGACAACACATGCTGTAAGAACCAACAGGGAGTATGGGCCTGCTGCCCTCTGCCTCAG GCGGTGTGTTGTGCGGACTTGATCCACTGCTGTCCTCATGGTACAAAGTGTAGCGACGCCGGTGATTCATGTGACAACTCGTCAATGTCGGTGCCCTGGCTGAAGAAGGAGCCGAGTAAACCAATCGGTGGACAGAAGGTTCCAAGCACCAAGGATACGTCAGTTTCTGATATTCCCTGTGACGACACCAAGACTTGTCCTGATGACAACACATGCTGTAAGACAGAAGAGGGAGGATATGACTGCTGCCCTCTGCCTCAG GCGGTGTGTTGTGAGGACTTTATCCACTGCTGTCCTCATGGTACAAAGTGTAACCTTGCAGCTCAGAAATGTGACAACTCGTCAATGTCGGTGCCCTTGCTGGAGAAGGAGCCGAGTAAACCGATCGGTGGACAGAAGGTTCCAGAAGACAAGAGAACATCAGTTTCTGATGTTCCCTGTGACGACACCGTGGCTTGTCCTGATGACAACACATGCTGTAAGAACCAACAGGGAGTATGGGCCTGCTGCCCTCTGCCTCAG GCGGTGTGTTGTGCGGACTTGATCCACTGCTGTCCTCATGGTACAAAGTGTAGCGACGCCGGTGATTCATGTGACAACTCGTCAATGTCGGTGCCCTGGCTGAAGAAGGAGCCGAGTAAACCGATCGGTGGACAGAAGGTTCCAGAAGACAAGAGTACATCAGTTTCTGATGTTCCCTGTGACGACACCGTGGCTTGTCCTGATGACAACACATGCTGTAAGAACCAACAGGGAGTATGGGCCTGCTGCCCTCTGCCTCAG GCGGTGTGTTGTGCGGACTTGATCCACTGCTGTCCTCATGGTACAAAGTGTAGCGACGCCGGTGATTCATGTGACAACTCGTCAATGTCGGTGCCCTGGCTGAAGAAGGAGCCGAGTAAACCAATCGGTGGACAGAAGGTTCCAAACACCAAGGATACGTCAGTTTCTGATATTCCCTGTGATGACACCAAGACTTGTCCTGATGACAACACATGCTGTAAGACAGAAGAGGGAGGATATGACTGCTGCCCTCTGCCTCAG GCGGTGTGTTGTGAGGACTTTATCCACTGCTGTCCTCATGGTACAAAGTGTAACCTTGCAGCTCAGAAATGTGACAACTCGTCAATGTCGGTGCCCTTGCTGGAGAAGGAGCCGAGTAAACCGATCGGTGGACAGAAGGTTCCAGAAGACAAGAGTACATCAGTTTCTGATGTTCCCTGTGACGACACCGTGGCTTGTCCTGATGACAACACATGCTGTAAGAACCAACAGGGAGTATGGGCCTGCTGCCCTCTGCCTCAG GCGGTGTGTTGTGCGGACTTGATCCACTGCTGTCCTCATGGTACAAAGTGTAGCGACGCCGGTGATTCATGTGACAACTCGTCAATGTCGGTGCCCTGGCTGAAGAAGGAGCCGAGTAAACCAATCGGTGGACAGAAGGTTCCAAACACCAAGGATACGTCAGTTTCTGATATTCCCTGTGACGACACCAAGACTTGTCCTGATGACAACACATGCTGTAAGACAGAAGAGGGAGGATATGACTGCTGCCCTCTGCCTCAG GCGGTGTGTTGTGAGGACTTTATCCACTGCTGTCCTCATGGTACAAAGTGTAACCTTGCAGCTCAGAAATGTGACAACTCGTCAATGTCGGTGCCCTTGCTGGAGAAGGAGCCGAGTAAACCGATCGGTGGACAGAAGGTTCCAGAAGACAAGAGTACATCAGTTTCTGATGTTCCCTGTGACGACACCGTGGCTTGTCCTGATGACAACACATGCTGTAAGAACCAACAGGGAGTATGGGCCTGCTGCCCTCTGCCTCAG GCGGTGTGTTGTGCGGACTTGATCCACTGCTGTCCTCATGGTACAAAGTGTAGCGACGCCGGTGATTCATGTGACAACTCGTCAATGTCGGTGCCCTGGCTGAAGAAGGAGCCGAGTAAACCAATCGGTGGACAGAAGGTTCCAAACACCAAGGATACGTCAGTTTCTGATATTCCCTGTGACGACACCAAGACTTGTCCTGATGACAACACATGCTGTAAGACAGAAGAGGGAGGATATGACTGCTGCCCTCTGCCTCAG GCGGTGTGTTGTGCGGACTTGATCCACTGCTGTCCTCATGGTACAAAGTGTAGCGACGCCGGTGATTCATGTGACAACTCGTCAATGTCGGTGCCCTGGCTGAAGAAGGAGCCGAGTAAACCAATCGGTGGACAGAAGGTTCCAAGCACCAAGGATACGTCAGTTTCTGATATTCCCTGTGACGACACCAAGACTTGTCCTGATGACAACACATGCTGTAAGACAGAAGAGGGAGGATATGACTGCTGCCCTCTGCCTCAG GCGGTGTGTTGTGAGGACTTTATCCACTGCTGTCCTCATGGTACAAAGTGTAACCTTGCAGCTCAGAAATGTGACAACTCGTCAATGTCGGTGCCCTTGCTGGAGAAGGAGCCGAGTAAACCGATCGGTGGACAGAAGGTTCCAGAAGACAAGAGTGCATCAGTTTCTGATGTTCCCTGTGACGACACCGCGGCTTGTCTTGAAGGAAGCACATGCTGTAAGAACGAACAGGGAGGATGGGTCTGCTGCCCTCTGCCTCAG GCAGTGTGTTGTGAGGACTTGATCCACTGCTGTCCTCATGACACAAAGTGTAACCTCGCCATTCGGACATGTGACAGCTCGTCAGGCTCAGTGCCCTGGCTGAAGAAGGAGCAGAGTAAACCAATCGGTGGACAGAAGGTTCCAAACACCAAGGATACGTCAGTTTCTGATATTCCCTGTGACGACACCAAGACTTGTCCTGATGACAGCACATGCTGTAAGACAGAAGAGGGAGAATGGGCCTGCTGCCCTCTGCCTCAG GCGGTGTGTTGTGAGGACTTTATCCACTGCTGTCCTCATGGTACAAAGTGTAACCTTGCAGCTCAGAAATGTGACAACTCGTCAGGCTCGGTGCCCTGGCTGAAGAAGGAGCCGAGTAAACCGATCGGTGATCAGAAGGTTCCAGAAACCGAGG GATCAGTGCCCTGGCTGAAGAAGAAGCCAAGCCGGCCGACTGCAAGCACAGCTCGAAATACATCGGTAAAC GAAGTGACGTGCGACCCTCACGTGTCCTGTCCTCCACACACCACCTGCTGTTTTATGAAGATGAGCAAGAAATGGGGCTGCTGTCCTCTGGACCAG GCTACATGTTGTGATGACGGTGAGAACTGCTGTCCGAAAGGTTACACCTGCCGTAACCAGTGGTGTGAGAAAAGCTCCAGGACAAAGTACGACTCTGTGCCTTTATCGTCTCAGATCCAAAATGATATTGACTGTGGAGGAGGATTCAGCTGCAAGGACACAGAAACCTGCTGCAAGATTTCAGAGAGTTCCTGGGGCTGTTGTCCATTCACGGAG gctgtgtgttgtagtgacaTGGAGCATTGCTGTCCCACTGGATACACCTGTGAGACCGGCTCCTGCGTCCAAGCGACGGGCTTCAAATGGGAGATGTTCTTCTCCAAGAAGAAACGAGCTGGCACTCTATAA